A genomic window from Yarrowia lipolytica chromosome 1D, complete sequence includes:
- a CDS encoding uncharacterized protein (Compare to YALI0D11264g, similar to uniprot|P35719 Saccharomyces cerevisiae YKL142w MRP8 ribosomal protein mitochondrial singleton, similar to Saccharomyces cerevisiae MRP8 (YKL142W); ancestral locus Anc_5.248), with amino-acid sequence MPEPTIESLKKEVDFLSAQLRKVTGLVAETGKQVLSIQVNQEKGALNNLTITDVEGKPVQSQKDKASSSEDSQAVTSEDLVVLVTELQDQLDNLETKSIRRTANSFAQKDADLIASLPRIDGMCPAQELDDETHPDWVFPKTLGEFKKLDNAKVEQWMRFYELLPPDEAELAKLQEVLGKEELEEAMENARKSAELSEAEAIERFDTLARFFGLRERRGTNAW; translated from the coding sequence ATGCCCGAGCCCACAATCGAAAGcctgaagaaggaggtcgACTTTCTCTCTGCCCAGCTCCGAAAAGTCACCGGGCTGGTCGCTGAGACCGGCAAACAGGTGCTCTCCATCCAGGTGAACCAGGAGAAGGGCGCCCTCAACAACCTCACAATCACCGACGTGGAAGGCAAGCCAGTCCAGTCGCAAAAGGACAAGGCTTCATCGTCCGAAGACAGCCAGGCCGTCACCTCTGAGGATCTCGTGGTGCTTGTGACCGAACTCCAGGACCAGCTCGACAACCTCGAGACTAAGTCGATCCGACGAACCGCAAACTCCTTTGCCCAGAAAGACGCCGACCTCATTGCCTCGCTGCCCCGAATTGATGGCATGTGCCCCGCCCAGGAGCTCGACGACGAAACCCACCCCGACTGGGTATTCCCCAAGACCCTGGGAgagttcaagaagctcgatAATGCCAAGGTGGAACAGTGGATGCGGTTCTACGAGCTGCTGCCTCCGGACGAAGCCGAACTTGCCAAGCTCCAAGAGGTGCTGGgcaaggaggagcttgaGGAGGCCATGGAGAACGCCCGAAAGTCTGCTGAACTGTCGGAGGCGGAGGCCATTGAGCGATTTGATACTCTCGCCCGGTTCTTTGGTCTGCGGGAGCGACGAGGCACCAACGCCTGGTAG
- a CDS encoding uncharacterized protein (Compare to YALI0D11330g, similar to Saccharomyces cerevisiae MCR1 (YKL150W); ancestral locus Anc_5.255, similar to uniprot|P36060 Saccharomyces cerevisiae YKL150w MCR1 cytochrome-b5 reductase) gives MFSIRAFRSAIVSKPWAPIAATSVVAAAASSYYFSNMAISNDAKTATLKGDDQWVDLKLKSSKDLSHNTKALIFELPTPDSTLGLTTASALLTKYVTPKGSNVVRPYTPVSDPDSKGEFELVVKSYPEGKMSKHIHELKEGDTLSFKGPIIKYQWQPNLHKEITLIGAGTGITPLYQLISAINKNPEDKTKVNLFYGNATEGDILLKDEIDAIAKAKPQQFNVHYFLDKPSDNWKGENGFISEEFIKGNSPAADSDNVKVFVCGPPPFYKAISGAKVSPTDQGEVDGALKNLGFNKDQVFKF, from the exons ATGTTTTCCATTCGAGCCTTCCGATCTGCTATTGTGTCCAAG CCCTGGGCCCCCATTGCTGCCACCTCTGTAGTTGCCGCCGCCGCCTCTTCCTACTACTTCTCCAACAtggccatctccaacgaCGCTAAGACCGCCACCCTCAAGGGCGACGACCAGTGGGTTGatctcaagctcaagtcCTCCAAGGACCTGTCCCACAACACCAAGGCCCTCATCTTCGAGCTCCCTACCCCCGACTCCACCCTCGGTCTTACCACCGCTTCCGCTCTCCTCACCAAGTACGTGACCCCTAAGGGCTCCAACGTTGTCCGACCTTACACCCCTGTTTCCGACCCTGACTCCAAGGGCGAGTTTGAGCTCGTCGTCAAGTCCTACCCCGAGGGTAAGATGTCCAAGCACATCcacgagctcaaggagggtgACACTCTGTCCTTCAAGGGTCCCATCATCAAGTATCAGTGGCAGCCCAACCTCCACAAGGAGATCACCCTGATTGGTGCCGGAACCGGCATCACCCCTCTGTACCAGCTCATCTCtgccatcaacaagaaccCCGAGGATAAGACCAAGGTGAACCTCTTTTACGGTAACGCCACTGAGGGTGACATTCTcctcaaggacgagattgacgccatcgccaaggccaagcccCAGCAGTTCAACGTCCACTACTTCCTCGACAAGCCTTCCGACAACTGGAAGGGTGAGAACGGATTTATCTCCGAGGAGTTCATCAAGGGCAACTCCCCCGCTGCCGACTCCGACAACGTCAAGGTCTTTGTCTGcggtcctcctcctttcTACAAGGCCATCTCCGGCGCCAAGGTCTCTCCTACCGACCAGGGCGAGGTTGACGGtgctctcaagaacctcgGTTTCAACAAGGACCAGGTCTTCAAGTTCTAA
- a CDS encoding uncharacterized protein (Compare to YALI0D11242g, similar to uniprot|P47077 Saccharomyces cerevisiae YJL010C Hypothetical 77.7 kDa protein in CCT3-CCT8 intergenic region, similar to Saccharomyces cerevisiae YJL010C; ancestral locus Anc_5.247) has translation MPREVKKRGRRAAAKRAEEEKEDVDLKVYENDEDYVTFDADGGVAGGHDDEENDGYDNETPYNPLDLKQMPFFGFLDDQESEYFKTAESTLAVDAFGSPEEKLGFISGLLDEARGKELKLVTNQICSKLMERLILLANDEQIRALFEVFSGYFVDLSRHKYSSHCVETLLVRGAAIVEKEVLDPNFDGDSEDSMEKRFLTLANDMKDYIQDLISNPYASHVIRVLLLILGGQTLPSPTSSEGNSSVLRSKKSRTARRNIDIKDSEENDRAYQIPGAFHDALEAIVSGFSKRLKPTAARELAIGQVSSPVVQLLIDSEATTSEQRPLLNTIFADTEDRDSSEEAFVEHLLSDAVGSHFLQNVLQKAPEAFVERLYRLYMSQRVQKLVRRDYAGFVIETCMQRLPEADVHHIIDTAMGEIPYLVENNNLTMVRILLTRAAAANYKATDVANAVLKTFDTDSTDPKLLQKVLQLDEKNPYKPHEASSPGLHRCLVLQQLVEASPEVLATAFVGLNSGDVDVIKMAKHQSYSRLLEKCLRPSINTIERRKFLNKINGQCVDLARDPFASHVMDRLWNFTYKMNNFREKIANELVADEDLKENTYGKAVWRNWSLDKFLRRKSDWWVTLHATDDALAKEYEELGIPLDAKSLANPGQKRFGRGGARIITRGGGTFPRGGGRGRGGFRGGRGGAPRGGFGGSDRGGFKRANGGDGEDASGDRSRKKVRNE, from the coding sequence ATGCCTCGAGAAGTCAAGAAGAGAGGAAGACGAGCCGCCGCCAAGcgagccgaggaggaaaaggaaGACGTTGACCTTAAGGTCTATGAGAACGACGAAGACTACGTCACTTTTGATGCTGACGGAGGAGTGGCTGGAGgtcatgatgatgaagagaaCGATGGCTACGACAATGAGACCCCCTACAACCCTCTGGATCTCAAGCAGATGCCATTTTTTGGATTCCTCGATGACCAGGAGTCAGAGTACTTTAAAACCGCCGAGTCCACTTTGGCCGTCGATGCTTTTGGGTCACCCGAAGAGAAGCTGGGATTCATCTCTGGTTTGCTGGACGAGGCTCGAGGAAAAGAGCTTAAGCTGGTGACGAACCAGATTTGCTCCAAGCTCATGGAGCGACTGATCTTGCTGGCCAACGACGAGCAGATCCGGGCGTTGTTTGAGGTGTTCTCCGGCTACTTTGTGGACCTCAGCAGACACAAGTACTCTTCCCATTGCGTGGAGACTCTGCTGGTGCGAGGAGCCGccattgtggagaaggaggtgctAGACCCCAACTTTGATGGCGACAGCGAGGATTCTATGGAGAAGCGGTTCTTGACCCTTGCAAACGACATGAAGGACTACATCCAGGACCTCATTTCCAACCCTTACGCTTCGCACGTGATTCGAGTGCTGTTGCTCATTCTCGGAGGCCAGACTCTGCCCTCTCCCACAAGTTCCGAGGGCAACTCGTCGGTGCTGCGATCGAAAAAGTCGCGAACCGCCCGACGAAATATTGACATTAAGGACTCGGAGGAGAATGACCGAGCATACCAGATTCCCGGAGCCTTCCACGATGCTCTGGAGGCCATTGTCAGCGGCTTCAGCAAACGACTCAAGCCCactgctgctcgagagCTAGCTATTGGACAGGTTTCTTCGCCCGTGGTCCAACTGCTGATTGACTCTGAGGCTACCACTTCTGAGCAGCGACCTCTGTTGAACACCATCTTTGCCGACACCGAAGATCGAGACTCCTCTGAGGAGGCGTTTGTTGAGCACCTTCTGTCCGATGCTGTGGGTTCGCACTTTCTCCAGAACGTGCTTCAGAAGGCCCCTGAGGCCTTTGTCGAGCGACTCTACAGACTGTACATGTCTCAGCGAGTGCAGAAGTTGGTGCGACGAGACTACGCCGGATTTGTCATTGAGACCTGCATGCAGCGTCTTCCCGAGGCCGACGTCCACCACATTATTGATACTGCCATGGGAGAAATTCCCTATCTGGTGGAGAACAACAACCTGACCATGGTTCGAATTCTGCTTacccgagctgctgctgccaactACAAGGCAACCGACGTTGCCAATGCGGTGCTCAAGACATTTGATACAGACTCCACCGACCCCAAGCTCCTACAGAAGGTGCTTCagctggacgagaagaaccCCTACAAACCCCAtgaggcttcttctcccgGTCTGCATAGATGTCTGGTGCTGCAACAACTGGTGGAAGCTTCTCCCGAGGTGCTTGCTACCGCTTTCGTGGGACTCAACTCTGGCGATGTCGATGTCATCAAGATGGCCAAGCACCAGTCGTACTCGCGTCTGCTGGAAAAGTGTCTGCGGCCGTCCATCAACACGATCGAGCGACGAaagttcctcaacaagatcaacgGCCAGTGCGTCGATCTTGCCCGAGACCCGTTTGCATCACACGTTATGGACCGGCTTTGGAACTTCACCTACAAGATGAACAACTTTAGAGAGAAGATTGCTAACGAGCTGGTGGCCGACGAAGATCTCAAGGAAAACACATATGGAAAGGCGGTCTGGAGAAATTGGTCGCTGGACAAGTTTCTGCGACGAAAGAGTGACTGGTGGGTGACTCTCCATGCCACTGATGACGCTTTAGCCaaggagtacgaggagCTCGGAATCCCTCTGGACGCCAAGTCTCTGGCCAATCCTGGACAGAAGCGATTtggccgaggtggagcCCGAATCATCactcgaggaggaggaactttccctcgaggaggaggtcggGGCCGAGGAGGTTTCCGAGGAGGTCGAGGCGGGGCTCCCCGAGGAGGATTTGGAGGCTCTGATCGAGGAGGATTCAAGCGAGCCAacggaggagatggagaagacgcCTCTGGAGACCGATCTCGAAAGAAGGTCCGAAACGAGTGA
- a CDS encoding uncharacterized protein (Compare to YALI0D11220g, similar to uniprot|P47079 Saccharomyces cerevisiae YJL008C T-complex protein 1 theta subunit (TCP-1-theta) (CCT-theta), similar to Saccharomyces cerevisiae CCT8 (YJL008C); ancestral locus Anc_5.246) has product MVRGYYLRGQLPRSTHTSPPTHLYHPFRHPFRTISAALTLKKNRRLSNAHGTCLNYNYTIMSNLKLPTAPNAGLFKQGYQTSNAEDGAVQRNIQACREITGMVRTSIGPCGRNKIVVNHLGRIFLTSDAATILRELEVIHPAAKLLVQASQQQELECGDATNLVLTLAGSLLNKADELIRIGLHPSEVVQGYERAKGLALMELETIAAETTANAELANGDTAQALVTSQLLARAVKTAVASKQYGHEAIISRLVTEAVQHVMPKNIKAFNVDAIRVVKIMGASLGASQVIKGMVFNREPESTVKNCGKAKVVVFSTPVDISSTETKGTVLLKSAQEMLNFSKGEEAQVETMVKNIADSGVKVVVCGAGLGDLPLHYMNRMGLIALKVPSKFDLRRLCRVVGATPLARVGAPLPEEMGTVDVVETIEIGGDRVTVLRQEDEATRTATVVVRGATQNALDDVERAIDDGVSVVKSISKDPRLVPGAGATEIRLVSTIVQQGERTQGLMQHAIKAYGQAFEVLPETLAENAGLDAIEVLARLYAAHSEGRNTTGVDVDDNDSTGTCDASAADIFDSYSAKMSAIELATDVANTILTVDQIIMAKRAGGPTMPKQQSIGNWDQDD; this is encoded by the coding sequence ATGGTTCGAGGGTATTATTTGAGAGGACAATTACCCAGatcaacacacacatcaCCCCCAACCCATCTCTATCACCCGTTTAGACACCCATTTCGCACCATCTCTGCCGCCCTAACcctcaaaaaaaatcgaaGACTATCGAATGCACACGGTACCTGTCTTaactacaactacaccaTAATGTCGAATCTCAAGCTACCTACCGCCCCCAATGCGGGCCTGTTCAAGCAGGGATACCAGACATCCAATGCCGAGGACGGCGCCGTCCAGCGAAACATCCAGGCCTGTCGAGAAATCACCGGCATGGTTCGAACCTCTATTGGACCCTGTGGTCGAAACAAGATTGTGGTCAACCATCTTGGCCGAATCTTTCTGACATCTGATGCCGCCACCATTCTGCGGGAGCTCGAGGTGATTCACCCTGCCGCCAAACTCCTGGTCCAGGCCtcccagcagcaggagctcGAGTGTGGAGATGCCACCAACTTGGTTCTGACTCTGGCCGGCTCGCTTCTCAACAAGGCCGACGAGCTCATTCGAATCGGACTGCATCCCTCCGAAGTGGTCCAGGGCTACGAGCGAGCCAAGGGTCTGGCGCtgatggagctggagaccaTTGCTGCCGAGACCACTGCCAACGCTGAGCTGGCCAACGGAGACACCGCCCAGGCTCTGGTCACCTCGCAGCTGCTGGCTCGAGCCGTCAAGACCGCCGTGGCATCCAAGCAGTACGGCCACGAGGCAATCATCTCGCGATTGGTCACCGAGGCTGTCCAGCATGTCATGCCCAAGAACATCAAGGCTTTCAACGTGGACGCCATCCGAGTCGTCAAGATCATGGGCGCCTCTCTGGGCGCATCCCAGGTCATCAAGGGTATGGTTTTCAACCGGGAGCCCGAGTCCACTGTGAAGAATTGTGGCAAGGCCAAGGTTGTTGTTTTCTCTACCCCTGTCGACATCTCCTCTACCGAAACAAAGGGTACTGTGCTGCTCAAGTCTGCCCAGGAGATGCtcaacttctccaaggGTGAGGAGGCCCAGGTCGAGACCATGGTTAAGAACATTGCCGACTCCGGCGTCAAGGTGGTCGTCTGCGGCGCTGGTCTCGGAGACTTGCCTCTGCACTACATGAACAGAATGGGTCTGATTGCCCTTAAGGTTCCCTCCAAGTTTGATCTGCGACGACTGTGCCGAGTGGTTGGCGCCACTCCTCTCGCTCGAGTCGGAGCTCCCCTTCCCGAGGAGATGGGCACTGTCGATGTGGTTGAGACCATTGAGATTGGAGGCGACCGAGTCACCGTGCTCCGACAGGAGGACGAGGCGACCCGAACCGCGACCGTTGTGGTTCGAGGTGCTACCCAGAACGCTCTCGACGACGTGGAGCGAGCCATTGATGACGGTGTGTCTGTTGTCAAGTCCATCTCTAAGGATCCCCGTCTGGttcctggagctggagccACCGAAATCCGGCTGGTTTCTACCATTGTGCAGCAGGGCGAGCGAACCCAGGGTCTCATGCAGCATGCCATCAAGGCCTACGGACAGGCATTTGAAGTCCTGCCCGAAACTCTGGCCGAGAACGCTGGTCTGGACGCCATCGAGGTGCTTGCCCGACTCTACGCTGCTCACTCCGAGGGCCGAAACACCACTGGTGTCGATGTCGACGACAACGACAGCACCGGCACCTGCGACGCCTCTGCTGCCGATATCTTTGACTCTTACTCCGCCAAGATGTCTGCCATCGAGCTTGCGACTGACGTGGCCAACACCATTCTCACAGTCGACCAGATTATCATGGCCAAGCGAGCTGGCGGCCCCACCATGCCCAAGCAGCAGTCTATTGGTAACTGGGATCAGGATGATTAA
- a CDS encoding uncharacterized protein (Compare to YALI0D11308g, similar to Saccharomyces cerevisiae YKL151C; ancestral locus Anc_5.256, similar to uniprot|P36059 Saccharomyces cerevisiae YKL151c similarity to C.elegans hypothetical protein R107. 2 and uniprot|O94347 Schizosaccharomyces pombe Conserved hypothetical protein), protein MGLKENIKLVRAIIPPLKESFHKGQAGRVAVFGGCEDYTGAPFFSCLASMIVGADMGHIVCAKDASTSIKAYSPDVMVHPYLQESTSAAPGVTAKDLLPRATSILDRVHVIVVGPGMGRDKLMIETVTGVIEAAKQKNLHIVIDADGLFLVQNNPDIIKGYRRAVLTPNVVEFKRLQDSVGLKPQGEGDVTKLSQAFGGVTILQKGQVDRISNGSETLVSDIQGGLKRVGGQGDTLSGSLATFLAWKKAYQDNLWEHSEELAEDKLMTIAAYGASSITRKTSRLAYEAKGRAMLTSDLSKHLGDAYVELYDNDSKL, encoded by the exons ATGGGACTGAAGGAAAACATCAAACTCGTCCGAGCAATCATTCCGCCGCTCAAGGAATCCTTTCACAAGGGCCAGGCTGGCAGAGTTGCTGTGTTTGGAGGATGTGAAGA CTACACGGGTGCTCCATTCTTTTCGTGTCTTGCTAGCATGATTGTGGGAGCAGATATGGGCCATATCGTCTGTGCTAAGGACGCCTCCACATCAATCAAGGCATACTCTCCAGACGTCATGGTTCACCCATATCTGCAAGAGTCTACGTCAGCGGCGCCGGGAGTCACGGCTAAGGATCTTCTTCCCAGAGCCACCAGCATTCTGGATCGGGTGCATGTCATTGTTGTGGGACCTGGCATGGGTCGAGACAAGCTGATGATTGAGACTGTCACGGGAGTCATTGAGGCTGCGAAACAGAAGAACTTGCATATTGTCATCGACGCCGACGGCCTCTTCCTGGTCCAGAACAATCCCGACATCATCAAGGGCTACAGGCGAGCGGTTCTCACTCCCAACGTCGTGGAATTCAAGAGACTTCAGGACAGTGTTGGTCTCAAGCCCCAGGGCGAAGGCGACGTCACTAAGCTGTCCCAGGCCTTTGGAGGTGTGACCATCCTGCAAAAGGGTCAGGTTGACCGTATCTCCAACGGCTCAGAGACTCTGGTTTCAGATATCCAGGGGGGTCTCAAGCGAGTCGGAGGACAGGGAGACACTCTCAGTGGGTCTTTGGCCACCTTTTTGGCCTGGAAGAAGGCCTACCAGGACAATCTCTGGGAACATAGCGAGGAGCTCGCCGAAGATAAGCTCATGACCATTGCTGCTTATGGTGCTTCCAGTATTACTCGAAAGACCTCCCGACTGGCTTATGAGGCCAAGGGACGAGCCATGCTGACTTCGGACCTCTCCAAGCATCTGGGGGACGCTTACGTGGAGCTATACGACAATGACAGTAAGTTGTAG
- a CDS encoding uncharacterized protein (Compare to YALI0D11198g, similar to Saccharomyces cerevisiae VPS53 (YJL029C); ancestral locus Anc_5.245, similar to uniprot|P47061 Saccharomyces cerevisiae YJL029c VPS53 subunit of VP52-54 complex required for protein sorting at the yeast late Golgi singleton), translating into MINNLQRVFASGLSGVDDVADYVAKYKAHLRSEMAQLEKDTQAHHLEVPQANARAAKIVSDIAQLRERADTTEGQITGMTAAIKRLDDAKQNLVTSITVLKRLQMLSTAYDQLVVLVDRRDYEDVVPHLAAVNELMAYFKPYRTIDHIAELSKRVTETESQLGEKILEDFQKALDGSSNVQPSSLVSACSVLDVIGNGFPQRLQDWYTNTQLKGYRTIFSASDEAGSLDNIATRFSFFRRLLNEHDTERAKYFAPSYNIDVALCKGFCTTTRSDVSSILQGLGKSVDVKLLLDALNETLTFEQTLDKRFKTRAREGTVDLDSLKTISLAFQPHLNVWIAHQDKILSSKLQGYRMPQPHTEDGDSKPDVLPSSADLFFTYRQMLEQTAKLSTGPPLLDLYRLFARRLDNYANSVVRGTLPQRVTDEESLFTACIVLNTAEYCTQTVAQLEDKLTDQIDANLKDKVSFDPQRDTFMTIINESIAALVGKIEHDLDYSWREMKNTNWNINTVGDSSSYVRQLCQVLSTDARQILNAMDKPAFAGIFCDRVVEVVSSAFLQGIIDCRPLTEVAAEQLLVDLFVIKEALTKLPTLKSTEDGEPNQPSSRYVKNVANVISRIETLLKVVLTRPAPRDGLIQNYFILVGDKSRSNFVKILELKGIPRYEHNAYLEQFHLLLGEQENLVDDSPIMSAVKLTALPSMERKPPSSPNIPLFDTKNILSGFSRDGISSLSKKVRRG; encoded by the coding sequence ATGATTAATAATCTCCAGCGGGTGTTTGCCTCGGGTCTCTCTGGCGTCGATGACGTTGCGGACTACGTCGCCAAGTACAAGGCCCACTTGAGGTCGGAAATGGCCCAGCTCGAGAAGGACACGCAAGCACATCATCTGGAGGTTCCCCAGGCCAATGCTCGGGCAGCTAAGATTGTGTCTGACATTGCGCAATTGCGAGAACGGGCCGACACCACCGAGGGCCAGATCACAGGCATGACGGCGGCCATTAAGCGTCTAGACGACGCCAAACAGAACCTCgtcacctccatcaccgTTCTCAAACGACTGCAAATGCTGTCTACAGCTTACGACCAgctggtggtgttggttgACCGAAGAGATTACGAGGATGTGGTGCCTCATCTGGCTGCTGTCAACGAGCTTATGGCGTACTTCAAGCCGTACAGAACCATTGACCACATTGCAGAGCTCAGTAAACGGGTCACCGAAACCGAGTCTCAGCTCGGAGAAAAGATCCTGGAGGACTTCCAAAAGGCCCTGGATGGCTCTTCAAACGTACAGCCCTCGTCTCTGGTCTCTGCATGCTCGGTTCTGGATGTTATTGGAAACGGGTTCCCTCAGAGACTACAAGATTGGTACACAAATACACAACTCAAGGGCTACCGGACAATTTTCTCGGCGTCCGACGAAGCTGGTTCTCTCGACAACATTGCCACTCGGTTCTCCTTTTTTCGGCGACTGCTCAATGAACACGACACTGAACGAGCCAAGTACTTTGCGCCCAGCTACAACATTGATGTCGCGTTATGCAAGGGCTTCTGCACAACCACCCGGTCGGACGTGTCGTCCATTTTACAGGGCCTCGGTAAGTCTGTCGACGTCAAACTCCTGCTGGACGCACTCAATGAAACACTCACCTTCGAACAGACTCTAGACAAGCGGTTCAAGACCCGTGCTCGGGAGGGAACGGTGGACCTGGACTCTCTCAAAACCATCTCCTTGGCATTTCAACCTCATCTCAATGTGTGGATTGCTCACCAGGACAAGATTTTGTCTTCCAAGCTGCAGGGTTACAGAATGCCCCAGCCCCACACCGAAGATGGAGACTCCAAGCCAGATGTTCTACCTTCGTCCGCAGATCTGTTCTTCACATATAGACAGATGCTGGAGCAAACGGCTAAACTCAGTACTGGCCCTCCTCTGCTGGATCTGTACCGTCTGTTTGCACGTCGCCTGGACAATTACGCCAATTCTGTGGTGCGAGGAACACTGCCTCAGAGAGTCACCGACGAAGAGTCTCTGTTTACAGCATGCATTGTTCTTAACACAGCGGAGTACTGCACCCAGACAGTGGCAcagctggaggacaagCTCACAGACCAGATTGACGCCAatctcaaggacaaggtgTCGTTTGATCCTCAACGAGATACCTTCATGACCATCATCAACGAGTCCATTGCCGCTCTGGTTGGCAAGATTGAACACGATCTGGACTACTCGTGGCGAGAGATGAAAAACACAAACTGGAACATCAACACAGTGGGAGACTCGTCGTCTTACGTTCGTCAGTTGTGTCAGGTCCTGTCCACTGACGCTCGACAGATTCTCAACGCAATGGACAAGCCTGCATTTGCCGGTATCTTCTGCGACAGGGTGGTTGAGGTGGTGTCATCGGCCTTCTTGCAGGGCATCATTGACTGTCGGCCCTTGACAGaggttgctgctgagcaGCTACTGGTGGATTTATTtgtcatcaaggaggcccTCACCAAACTGCCCACTCTCAAGAGCACAGAGGATGGTGAACCAAACCAGCCCTCGTCTCGGTACGTTAAGAATGTTGCCAACGTGATTTCGCGCATTGAGACACTTCTGAAGGTAGTCCTCACCCGACCTGCGCCGCGCGACGGTCTTATTCAAAACTACTTCATTCTTGTTGGGGACAAGTCGCGCTCCAACTTTGTCAAAattctggagctcaagggcaTTCCTCGGTACGAACACAACGCCTATCTTGAGCAGTTTcatctgcttcttggagaGCAAGAGAATCTCGTGGACGATTCGCCCATCATGAGTGCCGTTAAACTTACGGCTCTTCCTTCCATGGAGCGCAAACCCCCTAGCTCGCCCAACATTCCTCTTTTTGACACCAAGAACATCTTGTCGGGCTTTTCCCGAGACGGCATTAGCAGTCTTTCCAAAAAGGTGAGACGTGGATAA
- a CDS encoding uncharacterized protein (Compare to YALI0D11286g, no similarity), producing MSQHTTQVHKHNTTPFTPKFSASLVARFPALEQPKTSLPKQAESRHRLLKRVAKPLDPQSKRPKQRVQVPYANKHLRRPVKHTFSGRVHDLNVAKIIKTSSLRNGHMMQSVSSSVDSGRSKSLEAQHEDRLQDFASKQLEFREYMKQVNSGHVPDASDHSRSVSPASVADSLSSESSKESSPGVETKQPDFCLATSTSTERAPSYPSSRELEES from the coding sequence ATGTCGcaacacacaacacaagtGCACAAACATAACACAACCCCCTTTACCCCCAAGTTCTCCGCGTCCCTGGTGGCGAGGTTTCCTGCATTAGAACAGCCCAAGACCTCGTTACCAAAACAGGCCGAGTCTCGACACAGGCTTCTGAAGCGGGTGGCTAAGCCGTTGGATCCACAATCTAAACGCCCCAAGCAACGAGTCCAGGTGCCCTATGCTAACAAGCACCTACGGAGGCCCGTCAAACATACTTTCTCGGGCAGAGTGCATGACCTGAATGTGGCCAAAATCATCAAGACTAGCTCGCTGAGGAACGGCCACATGATGCAGAGCGTGTCTTCGTCCGTGGACTCGGGCCGTTccaagtctctggaggcCCAACACGAGGACAGACTCCAAGACTTTGCTTCCAAACAGCTCGAGTTCAGAGAGTATATGAAGCAAGTGAACAGTGGGCACGTTCCAGACGCTTCCGACCACTCTCGCAGTGTGTCTCCTGCTTCGGTGGCGGACTCGTTGTCTTCTGAAAGCTCCAAGGAGTCTTCTCCGGGCGTTGAAACGAAGCAACCGGACTTTTGtctagctacaagtacaagtactgaGAGAGCCCCCTCGTATCCatcgtcacgtgagctTGAAGAGAGCTAG